The following proteins are encoded in a genomic region of Lactiplantibacillus plantarum:
- a CDS encoding 3'-5' exoribonuclease YhaM family protein: MAKKLFDYQLDETVDGYFLLKDSEVRIAKNGKKFLAINFQDTSGEISGKFWDASDTDVENFQAGRIVHLKGKRENYQGNPQIKIQQMRLTHSGEPQEVQQFVEHAPLKTDTMADEINQFVFEITEPNWNRIVRHMLTTFHDRFFSYPAAKKNHHAFAGGLAYHTLSILRLAKAVADQYPHVNRALLYAGAILHDMGKTIEMSGPVSTTYTLAGNLVGHIVLIDEQIVETCQQLKIDEQSESVLVLRHTILAHHGLLEYGSPVRPHIMEAEILHDLDELDASIQMMQTSLGHAEPGTYTERIFAMDGRNFYRPTGDQTKGELPDEQN; encoded by the coding sequence ATGGCAAAGAAGTTATTTGATTATCAATTAGATGAAACCGTGGATGGCTATTTTTTGTTGAAAGATTCGGAAGTTCGCATCGCCAAGAACGGCAAGAAGTTTTTAGCCATTAATTTTCAGGATACTTCCGGCGAGATTTCCGGGAAGTTTTGGGATGCAAGCGATACAGATGTCGAAAACTTTCAGGCAGGTCGGATCGTTCATTTGAAAGGTAAACGCGAAAACTATCAGGGTAATCCGCAAATCAAAATTCAACAAATGCGGCTCACTCATAGTGGCGAACCGCAAGAAGTGCAACAATTTGTGGAACACGCACCACTAAAGACCGACACGATGGCGGACGAAATCAATCAGTTTGTCTTTGAAATTACTGAACCTAATTGGAATCGAATTGTTCGCCACATGTTAACGACATTTCATGACCGGTTCTTTAGCTATCCCGCGGCGAAGAAAAATCATCACGCGTTCGCCGGTGGCTTAGCCTATCACACGTTATCAATTTTGCGCTTAGCTAAGGCAGTTGCCGATCAGTATCCCCACGTTAACCGGGCCTTACTATACGCCGGTGCGATTTTGCACGACATGGGTAAGACGATTGAAATGTCGGGGCCGGTCTCGACGACTTATACGTTGGCAGGGAACTTGGTCGGTCACATTGTCCTGATCGATGAACAAATCGTGGAGACTTGTCAACAGTTGAAAATTGACGAGCAGTCGGAATCTGTTTTAGTCTTGCGGCATACGATTCTTGCGCACCATGGTTTGTTAGAATATGGGTCACCCGTTCGGCCCCATATTATGGAAGCTGAAATCTTACATGACTTGGACGAGTTGGACGCGTCGATTCAAATGATGCAGACTTCACTTGGACATGCAGAGCCGGGCACGTATACGGAGCGGATCTTTGCTATGGATGGTCGTAACTTTTACCGGCCAACTGGTGATCAAACGAAGGGCGAATTACCAGACGAACAAAACTAA
- a CDS encoding S41 family peptidase, translating to MITNKCRYGLVGLISIVLTFGLSASNRLRASFNAMPAITYMSKYGIINHRTHWQAMLHATDHGRKITSLTQPNQILRAANLHSFAVANLRQVEHATRPTKTMSAGLTIINVPAFYSSQHQLQKQYWTQLQHLIKQTKPTTDLILNFAANTGGSSAPMIAGLAAIIPDGTLYTGITNHHRNRPRMMYHGRITGGLGQDDFNFSQPTAAHFRHIYAIIGNQTASAAEVTIMALKRNPHVTLVGRSSAGYTSLNGGVFLNTAVAVMTIGTLKATVKIHGQQYFNNQPLKPDIPTLYQPLAPLQLGQSPHLDADFLSELQTIMKHYH from the coding sequence ATGATAACGAATAAATGCCGTTACGGACTGGTAGGTCTAATTTCGATAGTCCTAACGTTTGGTCTTTCCGCTTCTAATCGGCTCCGTGCGTCCTTCAACGCTATGCCGGCTATCACCTACATGTCAAAATATGGCATTATCAACCATCGAACGCATTGGCAAGCCATGCTACATGCGACTGATCATGGTCGCAAAATCACGTCACTGACCCAACCCAATCAAATTCTGCGCGCTGCAAATTTACATTCATTCGCCGTCGCCAATCTCCGCCAAGTCGAACATGCCACCCGTCCGACCAAGACAATGAGTGCCGGCCTCACCATCATCAATGTGCCAGCATTTTACAGCAGTCAGCACCAATTACAAAAACAGTATTGGACACAACTCCAGCACCTGATTAAACAAACTAAGCCGACAACCGATTTAATCTTAAACTTCGCAGCAAATACTGGTGGTAGTTCGGCACCGATGATTGCTGGCCTGGCCGCCATCATTCCAGACGGCACCCTCTACACCGGCATCACGAACCATCATCGCAACCGGCCACGTATGATGTACCATGGCCGAATCACTGGTGGACTCGGTCAAGATGACTTTAACTTTTCGCAACCAACAGCGGCCCACTTTCGTCATATTTATGCCATTATTGGTAACCAGACAGCGAGTGCCGCGGAGGTGACCATCATGGCGCTAAAACGTAACCCGCACGTTACTTTAGTTGGGCGTTCTTCCGCTGGATATACTAGTCTCAATGGTGGCGTCTTTTTAAATACCGCCGTGGCCGTCATGACGATTGGAACGCTCAAAGCGACCGTCAAAATCCATGGTCAGCAATACTTCAATAACCAGCCGTTAAAGCCAGACATACCAACGTTATATCAGCCATTGGCACCATTACAATTAGGACAATCGCCCCATTTAGATGCCGACTTTCTGTCCGAGTTACAAACCATCATGAAGCACTACCACTGA
- a CDS encoding LysR family transcriptional regulator, translated as MPKSDSSEMRRFLDVLLKHGNFTRAAKDLYISQPYLTQSIRNVEKELGVTIINREVTPLRLTTAGRTYYQYLTALENEKDYFNKQIRQYTHANQQVIRLGVLSSLGYYLLPLFLPAFLKAHPATKIELTEDIASRNEQRVLHGELDFLIGQNPETIAPGLESYDRGRDGYYAIIPNTVNWYQPHQAFINPGALPLNDLLQAPLVLSPHGSSIRRQVDYLLQKHNVTPNIVIESTNTATITKLATAGLGITFLPDSVHTQPDPERYNILPLPQALMSLNYFIAFPAEHSLNQVEKDLVTIFLTQLEADLAQSSTIS; from the coding sequence ATGCCAAAATCAGATTCTAGCGAAATGCGACGGTTTTTAGATGTGTTGCTCAAGCACGGCAATTTTACCCGGGCGGCTAAAGATCTCTACATTTCACAACCTTACCTCACCCAAAGCATCCGCAATGTTGAAAAAGAATTGGGCGTCACCATCATCAATCGTGAAGTCACGCCACTGCGACTGACCACGGCTGGGCGGACTTATTATCAATATTTGACGGCGCTCGAAAACGAGAAGGATTACTTTAATAAGCAAATTAGGCAATACACACATGCCAACCAGCAAGTAATTCGGCTGGGCGTCTTATCTAGCCTCGGCTATTACTTATTGCCCCTATTTTTACCTGCTTTTTTGAAAGCCCACCCGGCCACTAAGATCGAATTAACCGAAGATATCGCTAGTCGCAACGAACAGCGCGTGCTCCACGGTGAACTGGACTTCTTAATTGGTCAAAATCCGGAAACCATCGCGCCGGGGCTTGAAAGTTATGACCGCGGTCGGGACGGGTATTACGCGATTATCCCGAACACCGTCAACTGGTACCAACCACATCAGGCCTTCATTAATCCGGGAGCGCTCCCCCTTAACGACCTGCTACAAGCGCCTCTAGTCTTGTCTCCCCACGGGTCATCGATTCGACGCCAAGTTGACTACTTATTACAAAAGCACAACGTGACACCGAATATCGTAATTGAGAGCACGAATACCGCCACCATCACCAAACTAGCCACTGCTGGACTGGGTATTACCTTTTTACCAGACAGTGTGCATACCCAACCTGATCCAGAACGCTATAACATCTTACCTTTGCCCCAAGCGTTAATGTCCCTGAATTATTTCATTGCCTTTCCAGCCGAGCATTCACTGAACCAGGTGGAAAAAGACTTGGTGACGATCTTCTTAACCCAGTTAGAAGCCGATCTGGCACAATCGTCAACAATTTCATGA
- a CDS encoding NADPH-dependent FMN reductase produces MKFVGIVGTNATKSTNRQLLQYMQRHFQQQATIEICEIKDLPAFNEPEDRTAPVAIQQLSDKITAADGVIFATPEYDHSIPAVLKSAIEWLSYTTRPLINKPVMIVGASNGSLGTSRAQAHLRQILEAPELKALVMPNIEYLLGRSLQAFDDQGDLTYPDKVQELDNAFGEFIDFVDLTNKIMPSSQFFEKSKQFSWRQVTGEE; encoded by the coding sequence ATGAAATTTGTTGGGATTGTTGGGACGAATGCAACCAAATCGACCAACCGGCAGTTACTGCAATATATGCAACGGCATTTTCAGCAACAAGCCACGATTGAAATTTGTGAAATAAAAGATTTACCGGCTTTTAATGAACCGGAAGACCGAACAGCACCAGTAGCAATTCAACAGCTCAGTGATAAGATCACCGCAGCAGATGGCGTGATCTTTGCCACGCCGGAGTATGATCATTCAATTCCGGCCGTACTAAAAAGTGCAATCGAATGGCTGTCATATACCACGCGGCCGTTAATTAATAAACCAGTTATGATTGTTGGGGCCTCGAACGGCTCACTGGGAACCTCACGCGCTCAAGCGCACTTACGCCAGATTTTAGAGGCGCCGGAATTAAAAGCACTGGTGATGCCAAATATTGAATACTTACTAGGCCGTTCACTACAAGCTTTTGATGATCAGGGCGACCTGACTTATCCGGATAAAGTTCAGGAATTAGACAATGCGTTTGGCGAATTCATTGATTTTGTAGATTTAACGAATAAAATCATGCCGTCGAGTCAGTTTTTCGAAAAGAGTAAGCAGTTCTCGTGGCGGCAAGTGACTGGGGAGGAATAA
- a CDS encoding flavocytochrome c, which yields MKFVGIVGTNAQHSYNRMLLEFMQRHFATQAEIEILELTDVPMFDESNDQTDSTIIQNFATKIATADGVIIASPEHNHSVPSALKSIIEWLSFKIHPLDGQAVMIVGASYSVQGSSRAQLHLRQILDAPGVNASVMPGSEFLLGRAQTAFDDQGNLKVQGTVDFLDSCFAKFQKFATIVAEMRAPEALSFAPGTYQVTATGHNGELPMRVTLSADRIENIEIDTSSETQGIADVAFERIPKEIIAGQTLAVDAISGASITSHGVIDGVARAVKEAGANPDDLKKRRATKQVAQPAVKEVTTDVVVVGAGGAGMTAAAKVLQAGHQAVVLEKFPAVGGNTVRAGGPMNAADPDWQRQFAALPGEKQTLKDLSERDESTIAPEYRADFRKLKQQIDAYLTANTNQKGTLFDSTLLHRIQTYLGGQRTDLNGQEIHGQYDLVKELTDNALDSVKWLQSIGVKFDESQVTMPVGAIWRRGHKPMGDLGFAYIKTLRAFVEQQGGTIMTETPVKELLVTDGQVRGVIATNAAHEKVIVHADAVILASGGFAANTKMLQKYNTYWTAIDDDVKTTNSPAMTGDGIRLGTSVGAALVGMGFSQMMPVSDPETGELFSGLQVPPANFVMVNQQGKRFVNEYGSRDELTQAAIDNGSLFYLIADDEIKKTAYNTTQAKIDQQVANGTLFRADTLTDLAHQIGMDPAALTKTIADYNRYVDAGEDPEFHKTAFDLKVAVAPFYATPRKPATHHTMGGLKIDPDAHVLNTDGQIIDGLYAAGEVAGGIHAGNRLGGNSLSDIFTFGRIAAAHAVAEHVDPVTA from the coding sequence ATGAAATTTGTTGGAATTGTTGGAACGAATGCTCAGCATTCGTACAATCGGATGTTGCTGGAATTTATGCAACGACATTTTGCGACACAAGCCGAAATCGAAATTTTAGAATTGACTGATGTCCCGATGTTTGATGAATCGAATGATCAAACTGACAGTACCATCATTCAAAACTTTGCCACTAAAATTGCGACGGCTGACGGGGTTATCATTGCCTCACCGGAACACAATCATTCCGTGCCTTCCGCGTTGAAAAGCATTATTGAATGGTTATCATTCAAAATTCACCCATTAGATGGTCAAGCAGTAATGATTGTTGGGGCTTCATACAGCGTCCAAGGATCGTCACGCGCGCAACTACACCTGCGCCAGATTTTAGACGCTCCCGGTGTTAACGCCAGTGTCATGCCCGGTTCAGAATTCTTATTAGGTCGTGCCCAAACGGCTTTTGACGATCAAGGTAATTTAAAGGTGCAAGGGACGGTTGATTTTCTGGACAGTTGTTTTGCAAAGTTTCAGAAGTTTGCGACCATCGTCGCCGAGATGCGGGCACCAGAAGCGCTTAGCTTTGCCCCGGGTACTTATCAGGTGACGGCCACTGGACATAATGGCGAATTGCCAATGCGAGTGACCCTCTCCGCTGACCGGATTGAAAATATTGAAATTGATACCAGTAGTGAAACGCAGGGGATTGCCGATGTGGCTTTTGAACGCATTCCCAAGGAGATTATTGCGGGCCAAACGCTCGCTGTTGATGCGATTTCCGGGGCTTCAATTACCAGTCATGGTGTTATCGATGGGGTCGCTCGTGCGGTCAAAGAAGCTGGTGCCAATCCTGATGATTTGAAGAAACGGCGTGCGACTAAGCAGGTCGCTCAACCTGCTGTCAAAGAAGTGACGACTGATGTCGTAGTGGTTGGTGCTGGTGGGGCTGGTATGACGGCAGCGGCCAAAGTGTTACAGGCTGGTCATCAAGCCGTTGTCCTAGAAAAATTCCCAGCTGTCGGTGGTAATACCGTTCGCGCTGGGGGGCCCATGAATGCGGCTGATCCGGATTGGCAACGACAGTTTGCAGCTTTGCCAGGTGAAAAGCAAACGTTGAAGGATCTGAGTGAGCGTGATGAAAGTACAATTGCACCTGAATATCGGGCTGATTTCCGTAAATTGAAACAGCAGATTGACGCATACCTGACTGCCAATACCAATCAAAAGGGCACCTTATTTGATTCAACCTTGTTACATCGGATTCAAACTTATTTAGGTGGTCAACGGACTGATTTGAACGGTCAAGAGATTCACGGTCAGTATGATTTGGTAAAAGAATTGACGGATAACGCCCTGGATTCAGTCAAGTGGTTACAATCGATTGGTGTGAAATTTGATGAAAGCCAAGTGACAATGCCAGTTGGAGCCATCTGGCGGCGCGGGCATAAGCCAATGGGCGATCTAGGGTTTGCTTACATCAAGACTTTACGGGCCTTTGTTGAACAACAGGGTGGTACGATTATGACGGAAACGCCGGTAAAAGAATTACTGGTGACGGATGGGCAAGTTCGTGGCGTCATTGCGACTAATGCGGCTCATGAGAAAGTTATTGTCCATGCTGATGCGGTGATTTTAGCTTCTGGTGGTTTCGCAGCGAATACTAAAATGTTACAAAAGTACAATACGTACTGGACGGCCATCGACGATGATGTCAAGACGACTAATTCACCCGCAATGACTGGTGATGGAATTCGGCTAGGGACTAGTGTTGGTGCAGCATTAGTTGGGATGGGCTTCTCACAAATGATGCCGGTATCTGATCCGGAGACCGGCGAATTATTCAGTGGGCTCCAAGTGCCACCGGCAAACTTTGTGATGGTAAACCAGCAAGGAAAACGGTTCGTCAATGAGTACGGCAGTCGTGATGAGTTAACTCAGGCGGCCATTGATAATGGGAGTCTCTTCTATCTAATTGCCGATGATGAAATTAAAAAGACGGCTTACAACACGACACAAGCTAAAATTGACCAGCAGGTGGCGAATGGGACCTTGTTCCGTGCTGATACTTTGACAGATTTAGCGCACCAAATTGGCATGGACCCGGCAGCCCTGACCAAGACGATTGCGGACTACAATCGTTACGTTGATGCTGGCGAGGATCCTGAATTTCATAAGACGGCCTTTGATTTGAAAGTTGCCGTGGCACCATTTTACGCAACGCCGCGTAAACCAGCAACCCACCACACGATGGGGGGCTTGAAGATTGATCCGGATGCTCACGTTTTAAATACGGACGGTCAGATTATCGACGGGCTATACGCGGCGGGAGAAGTAGCCGGTGGAATTCACGCGGGTAACCGGCTGGGTGGTAACTCGCTTAGTGATATCTTTACGTTCGGTCGAATCGCGGCGGCTCATGCTGTTGCTGAGCACGTTGATCCGGTGACGGCCTAA